The following nucleotide sequence is from Drosophila simulans strain w501 chromosome 3L, Prin_Dsim_3.1, whole genome shotgun sequence.
TATTGCTTGAAATGCCCATTTTGTATTCCATGTCGATATCGAGGAGTAGATCGTGATTTCGCGTGTAGAACTGGTGGATATCGCTTATCTAGAGGAAGTTTAGAAGGATGTTTAAAGGACAAAGATGTTTAATCCAAAGAACCAGTTACGCACCTCGTTCCATCCGTATTTGTTTTTAGCCTGGACAATCGCTTCATAGACAGCGTTGTGTTCCAAGTTTTTGACGAGATACGACATTAGAAAGTGGGAGCCATCCGTTCTGATTGGCGTTGGCTTGATATGATACTCGTGCCATTTGCCAGGGTGCTGGTAGGTTTCATTCATCTGGAATGATAATAGAGTGATTCTTAACAGCTATAAGTATTATGTAATTACTTAACGTACCAACAAACGACGATACAACAGCTTAATCTCATCAAGCGGCGGTATGGACTCAATTGTCCACGTCAAGTTGTAGTGATCGAGGAATCCACTCAACGCGGGCGATATGAAGTCGGCAGGACCAGGTCGTCCAGATACTTCAATATATTTCTTTGTTCTCCCCAAAGCATTATCCGCCACACAGCTATAATTGCCGAAATCCGTTGGCTGAAAGTTCCGGATAATGAGGCTGTACCTATCATCTCGTGGATACATAGATCTCCGATCGGTAGCATCGAGTAGAAATGAGTTCTGGTACCACAGCATCTTagaagaaaacattttttaaattttacaattaatatAAGTCTAAACAGTATAATTGCATATTTGTACTTACTTCTGAGTTTACATCTCCATGAACTATACAAACGAGCTCCACATCGTATCCCTCAGATGCGTGGACCCAAGATTTCTCTACCGTTATTTCGGGGGGAGCTATAGGAATTatgttattattaaaaattaaaatcgttTATGATTTAGCTGTAGAGTATGCTGCTTACAGAGTATTGTCAGCTGAATGTCCATGGATACACGATCTTTGACCCCATTGTCGGCAGAGCATTGATATGTGCCTGCGTGGTGCCTGTCCACGTTTTCCAATATGAGTGTAGAGCTATCCGACAGGTGTGTTGGCCCGGAAAATACATCCTTCTTGAACCAAAATATGGTGGGCACCGGGTTACCAGACGCCTTGCACTCCAGGGTGACGGTGCTTCCCTTCCGGGCAGTCACTTGGCCGTTATGAGGCAGAGCCCTCAGGGTAGGCGGAACTATGGGGATACATCCAGCATGGGCAAACACTCTCAAGGTATagaatgaaatataaattaccCAAGATTTCCACCGTGTGAACTTGGTCCCGGTTCTCCTGATCTCCCAGCTGGCATATATAATCTCCAGCGTCTTGAGTCTTTACTCCATTGATCTGCAAGTTATAGTCGCCCACTATCTTAAAGCGCTGATCCCTTGTTATTTTCAAATGTCCGGCTGTGAGCACGGATGAGCCCTTCCGCCACAAGAGCACAAAGGAGCCGAGGTTCTGTACTTTGCAGGGCAGCTCGATGGTCTCCCCCACGATGACCTTGTACAAGTGACCTCTGGACAAGAACTTTGGCGCCGTTGTGGGAGGGTCATTCTCTGGCAATATGAAGGAGCCGTC
It contains:
- the LOC6739032 gene encoding MAM domain-containing glycosylphosphatidylinositol anchor protein 2, yielding MITYTRKYWTLVLYLFSFSLSLIDGSFILPENDPPTTAPKFLSRGHLYKVIVGETIELPCKVQNLGSFVLLWRKGSSVLTAGHLKITRDQRFKIVGDYNLQINGVKTQDAGDYICQLGDQENRDQVHTVEILVPPTLRALPHNGQVTARKGSTVTLECKASGNPVPTIFWFKKDVFSGPTHLSDSSTLILENVDRHHAGTYQCSADNGVKDRVSMDIQLTILSPPEITVEKSWVHASEGYDVELVCIVHGDVNSEMLWYQNSFLLDATDRRSMYPRDDRYSLIIRNFQPTDFGNYSCVADNALGRTKKYIEVSGRPGPADFISPALSGFLDHYNLTWTIESIPPLDEIKLLYRRLLMNETYQHPGKWHEYHIKPTPIRTDGSHFLMSYLVKNLEHNAVYEAIVQAKNKYGWNEISDIHQFYTRNHDLLLDIDMEYKMGISSNIRISPTVYGIILSAFLLVLYPIISV